In Pyxicephalus adspersus chromosome 12, UCB_Pads_2.0, whole genome shotgun sequence, a genomic segment contains:
- the SIVA1 gene encoding apoptosis regulatory protein Siva — translation MPKRSYPFDNFAPPQLKTHIGHKELSEGVCGESLKQEIFEKTRKLLFSGAKAALGNQSHENRDYVEMDYPAAELLTGQTTIGQDGKLNRAPQTSVPAGTSKACSSCVRSVGDQETCKQCKQNSCRNCSRSCICCSAVVCSYCSVVVDGDLGEKVFCTACSLYEV, via the exons ATGCCCAAGCGTTCTTATCCCTTCGACAACTTTGCCCCGCCGCAATTGAAGACCCACATCGGGCACAAGGAACTGAGCGAGGGTGTATGCGGGGAAAGCTTGAAGCAAGAGATATTCG agaaAACAAGGAAGCTCTTGTTCAGTGGTGCCAAAGCTGCCTTGGGGAACCAGTCACATGAAAATAGGGATTATGTAGAAATGGATTATCCTGCAGCAGAGCTGCTAACCGGACAAACTACCATTGGTCAAGACGGAAAGCTGAACAGAGCCCCACAGACAT CTGTGCCCGCTGGAACCTCAAAGGCTTGCTCGTCCTGTGTGCGGTCAGTTGGAGACCAAGAAACCTGCAAACAGTGCAAGCAAAACAGTTGCAGAAATTGCAGTAGATCATGCATTTGCTGTTCAGCAGTCGTCTGTTCTTACTGTTCGGTTGTTGT CGATGGTGATCTCGGTGAGAAAGTTTTCTGCACGGCGTGTTCTTTGTATGAAGTGTAA